A window of the Anthonomus grandis grandis chromosome 9, icAntGran1.3, whole genome shotgun sequence genome harbors these coding sequences:
- the LOC126740645 gene encoding uncharacterized protein LOC126740645 codes for MERPNLLHWRYKYLREIRKYRQEKRNIVYLDETWVDNDLTFKKCWQSYTVSGVISNIGSTGRLIIVHAGSVNGFVDNACLIFKAGLATGDYHGQMNKENFTRWLTEKLLPNIPPNSVIVYDNAPYHSVQEDSNQDIFEKRHSSLVNEKRN; via the exons atggagCGACCCAACTTACTACACTGGAGATATAAATACCTTCGTGAAATACGGAAATATCGTCAAGAAAAACggaatattgtttatttggaTGAGACCTGGGTAGACAACGacctaacttttaagaaatGCTGGCAGAGCTACACCGTTTCTGGTGTAATTAGCAATATAGGCTCGACAG GTCGACTGATAATTGTGCATGCTGGTTCAGTAAATGGATTTGTTGACAACgcttgtttaatatttaaagcggGGTTAGCTACTGGTGACTACCATGGCCAGATGAACAAGGAAAATTTTACTCGGTGGCTTACAGAAAAACTGCTTCCTAATATACCGCCCAATTCAGTAATCGTTTATGACAATGCTCCGTATCACTCCGTCCAAGAGGATTCCAACCAAGACATCTTTGAAAAAAGACATAGTAGCTTGGTTAACGAAAAAAG gaatTAA